The Cannabis sativa cultivar Pink pepper isolate KNU-18-1 chromosome 8, ASM2916894v1, whole genome shotgun sequence genomic interval AGTGAGTGTTTCTTCCGTGTACAGCTATCCAGAGGCTGCAGATGAGGATGTCAGACGATACGAAAGATCATTTAAGAAGCTTCCACCTCCACAACAGGTATTTTAACTATCCATGTTTTTTGCTCTCTTTAGTTCTCAGTTTCACTTGGAATTTTCAGGGTTGATAATTTGATATTGGaccatttaaataaaaataaatcatcCTGTTTAGCGAGGAAGAACAATttcattaaacaaaaaaaattaaacttgtaagAATGTGACAACTTTTAGACATACATGTTGACATTGGCCTACTACCACCTCTAGTACGGATAATGACATTAGTATACATTTTAGTAGATTGGAAAAGTATTGCCTTTTTGGTTGTTAGTGGCTGCAATCCATACCATATCTTGCTTCTAGAGTCCGATAATCTATAAGTTTGTGAAGAAATATGTTAGTAGATGAAGTTTTCTTAGTGAAATATTATGTTTGTTGCTTTGATAACAGACGAGCTGATGATTAAAAAATTCACCTCTtcattagtttttaacaaaccaACTattatgaaactaattaaagaagCACATGTATGTGTTTTGTTGCATGACCTTGCAGGCTTTGTTATCCCATTATCCTTTGAAGTTTCAAGAATTGAGACGGTAACTACATCTACATCATgtgtttctttctattttaatattttgtaatttaCTAATCGTCAACTAATTGGGCTACTAGAAAATGAAGCATAGTTTCCGTGATTTTCTCTCTAGTTCATTAggtattttattgttttagtatcCTAAATTTGTGAGATTTGTCTTTCAACTTAATAGATAATAGTATTCTTTAGATGATTAGGGCTGATTATAGGTTAAGTTAGGATTTTTAGGAGATCAGATTTCTATAAATATTGTACAAATTATATAATGCTGTCGAAGCCTCTTATTTCAACTTAGGATTCTGGTATTAGGGTAGCTTGTTCAGCCTTGAATGATGCCATGGTGCCAAAAGTAGATTCATGTTTCTATACCCACCACCAAGAAGTATGTctaagaattttaattttaccatTGACCAGACCAATATTGCTACCAACCCAGTTTCCAATTACATTTCGGTCAGCATTCATTGGGAGATTATCATAATTTGCAAGCCCCATTTTGGTCACAACTACCTGGGTTGATCAGTGCAGGTAAAGACAGTTCTAAAGGGCATAGGAAATTTCAGCGATTAATTTAAATGTCCACTGGAATTTTGCTAGAGGGAAAGGAGCTTGGTTTTGATGCATACTATGCTTTCGTTGTTTGTAATGGTACTTGTGCTGATTAATTTGGAGGCCACAAAATACTAGGATGTAACCTTTAGACCTTTATCATGTATAGGGGAGTCTCCATGCAAATTTGACATAAGCTAAAAGTAAGTTACAAGTTCTAATTGATCTGCCTATCTTTGCAGGTGTATTTCTGCAAATTCATATTTCATATTTACTATGCTTCAGGTTGGTTCTAGTCACCTTATTCATCATTTGTTTGTGTATTTTTTGCTTTAGTTTCAATCTAAAGTATCGGTATAGCGTGATGATATTTTGTTATTGAAGTACTTTGTCTCTTCTCTCAGCCTTCTTAGGTTATATGAACACATTCTTAAATTATTATCGTCAAAGATACCTTGAAtatttactttttgttttaACAAATTAATTACTTGGCAGGCATTTGAACCCCCACTTGATATGAGCCAGGACATAGATGATTGTGAAAACCCTCCTCATGAAGATGACCCAAATAATCAGGGCTTCTGTGAAAAGAGGGATGTTTGCTGTAGTCATTCTACTTCTACAAGTGGCAGAACTTGTTTCTCTCAATCAAGTAAAGCCTGTTGTGAGGAAGGGAACAATTTATGCAACTCACAAGAAGGAGACATTGGCATTAAGGTTCATTTATTAGTTTTTACCATACGAGCTATAaaggatatatatttatattcatatatcTGTATATATAGAATAAATAGTTATATTTATAGATAATAACTTAATCTATGGCTAGTACTTTTTTCATTTATGTCCTTTTCATTTAGAAATTTGACCTCTGTAGATAACAACAGGAGGTTCAAAATGAAGGTTGCAGTGGATCCTGTACTGTAAGGACTCCAGGCTTGGAATGTGACAAAGAGTTAAAAAATTGCTGTGGAAATGATGCCATGGATTCAAATGGAAATGTAATCTCATAGCTATTCATTATGTTCCATGTATCTttagataattatgaaaattattttagttacgAGAGTATATGTTTTACATATCCTCCATTTTGCATAATATTTTGAGTCATCCAAAAAGTGTACTAAGGCTTATATGTTAGAATTCATGTGTATTCATTCCCCTCTTGTTTTGGGAGAAGTATAAACTTATTTTTGATCAACATCTTAGAAACTTAAAGAACTTTTGCctacataatttttttcatagtagtagtcaaaaataggaaagcCTGTGTCTATCTTTCTACGTGTTGACTGCTGACCAACAAAAATGGCACAGTTGCTCTCTTTTATTTGCTCCTCCTTTCAAGAACaacttaattatttcatttgttTATTTGCTCAGATAATTAAATTTTCCTTTCTTACTCAATTAAAGAAATatgttatatttaaaatttatctcGCTTCAAAATCCCAGGCATCTTTATCGAACCAGGAGTGGTTGGACCCATCTTTGCAGTTTGATGTCCCTTTAGTTGATGTTGACAAGGTATATCGATCTTAATTCTACAATACTTTTCTATATCGGCAGCTTTTCTTTTTTGGACTTAAATCTATTTTGTGTACTTATAGGTATGATGGTTTCTCATGCTCTTTAAACATTGTAGCTAGTTGTGTCCATGAGTTAAAAGTTGGAATAAAAATGAACCCGTGCTGTAGAAATTTTTATCTCATAGTATTGAGGCCAAGTTGTGGAAATAGAAGATTATTTGGCTGGTATTGATTTTTTGTTCAGAACAAAATGAAAAAGCATCATATTGGTTACTTTTGGTTTTAGTTAAGAAACTTTGTTACTTTATATATGTTGTTCAAAAATAATCAACAGATTGTGTTAGTACAGAATCACATGATGCTTATACATTGGTTGAAAGAGAAATAGTTGGCAAATGATAGTGTGATAAAGTGGTTGTGTTTGAACCGATTTAAACAAAGGAAAGATGTAAAGAAGCAATAGTCTCTATATTGGAATTTGTTTCATTATTTTGTTCTGATACTCTCTTTAGAGTGAACATTTAGGGGAGAAAAGTGAAACTAGAGTAATAGGAATTATTGGATGGATGTACTGATTCAAACAATGGAAATATGCAAATGAAGTAATGAACAATATGCTCCATATTGGAAGTAGTTTATTCTGACACTCTTTAGGAGAATGAACTGTTAAGTGAGAGGATTCAATAAGAGTAGTAGGGGCTTACTGGATGGATTTGGGTAAGGGAACATGCAAATGAACAATAGGTTCTATGTTGGAAgttgttatattattatattattacactCTCTAGGATTATGAACTCTTAGGAGAGACAAGTGAAAAGAGTAGGGGCTTGTTGGATGGATTTGGGGTAACCAACACAAAAGAGTGTAGTATCCTCCCTCTAGGGGTAAAATACTTCTCTTTTCTTCCCAAGTTCCTTCTTCCTACAGAACATAACTTACGTGTTGGCCTAACCCAAACAAAGGACCCGTCCAACACAGACCATTTTAATTAATGGAGAAACACAAAAAGTCAATTAGTGGGAGCAAGTGACCAACTAGTGTAGACTAGCAACTTGGGTTTATAAGACTAAGGAATTTGTGTGCCTGTCTTTCCAAGATCTCAACAGGAAGTGGGGATGCATTTTGCATCAAGAATCTAGTTAGGACACATTATCTGCTTCCTATTCCTGTTCAGGGCTCATTACTGAAAATTGTTCGGCTTTGAATTGCGTTAGGGTCAGTTGTTAAATGTTTTCGTTTTGTGAATTATCTTTTGTTCCCATGGTTTTCCTCCGCCATAATTAAGGCTTCCTAATAAATTTGAGAGAAGGTAAGTCTAAGACAAGtggcctctctctctctctctctctctctctctctctctctctctctctctctctctctctctctctaaaataGGCTGTATGACACACATTGAGAAATTATACTGCTTTGTCTGCTAACTTTTGCTTTTttcattgtttatttatttacctTTGCCGTGTTAATTTTGTTTCTTATTCTTTTGTCTTCTAGGTTCGCTGTATTATAAGGAATATTGTTAGAGATTGGGCGGAAGAGGTTCTGTATCTGTTCTCATGTTTTTTAGATTCTGATATTTATACACATCCAAGGCTTGTTCCTTATATAATATCTAATACAGGGACAGAAAGAACGAGATCAGTGCTACAAGCCTGTCCTTGAAGAGCTTGATATCCTATTCCCTAACCGTTCTAAGGAAAGGTATGTTTGTTTCTGATGCTGTTTCCGTTCTCCTATGTTATTTCTTCCGGTTATGTTGACAATTCTACCAGTGGAGTTGTGTTTTATCCacttactctaaaatatttaatatgttTTGACAGCCCTCCTGCCTGTTTAGTTCCTGGTGCTGGACTTGGACGACTAGCTTTAGAGATCTCTCGCCTAGGTATGCATACACCATTAGCTTGTCACAAGTTCTACCATAAATTGTGATCTTACTCAGTGCCTACTGTCTCTATAATTAAACAGGTTTCATAAGCCAGGGAAATGAATTTTCGTACTACATGATGATATGCTCGAGTTTTATTCTTAATAAGTATGAATCTGATTATACTCAAATCTACATGATTTTCAAGCTCTGGTGTATCTTTCTGCATTTCATTGATGAAAATGTTTTGCTTGGTGTATGTAGTACTGAAGATGCAGGAGAGTGGAAAATTTACCCTTGGATTCACAGCAATTGTAATTCACTCTCAGACAGCGATCAACTTCGTCCTGTGTCAATACCAGATATCCACCCAGCTAGGTATTCTTAATCTTCTGAAGTTTCTCCTTGATGTTTAATATTTGATGTCTGCCTTCTGTGGCCTTGTTTCTATTAATTTTTGCTTTGACAACATCTGTGATTTATTACAATGAAGTTTCTGATTATGGATACATCTTCTCACTATCTATCCTAAGCAGGAGAGAAGGAAAATGTTCCATctaaagataaaataattaaaccagCTTATTACATCTTTGGATGattgaatatataattatagaaatatttatatttatgtatattcaAAATCTGTTTGTTCCCTCTTCAATAAAGACTGTAGCTACGATGAGTGTTTTGTGAACAATAACCTAATAGTGTTGATTTATTTCCGTAAACAATTGTTAAACTGACTAAAGAATGTTATTCCAGAAAGTTATTACAGCTTTCCAACAACTTACCAAAGTTTGAACCATAAAAAATAAGTTTCAAATTTACTGCTGAGTCAAGGTCAACTTTCTCATATGTTTGGAGTGTGTTGTTTCAATTTACAGCTAGTTTCTTTGTGAAACAACTTTCTCATATTTTTGGCGTatgttgttttatcattttgttttttctaaataataatCCATGTTCTCGTAATTGAAGTAGTGCTGGGCTTACTGAAGGCTTTTCCATGTGTGGTGGTGACTTTGTTGAAGTATACAATGATCCAAGTCAAGTTGGTACGTTTGTCTGATCTGTACATGTTTGTCAAGTATACATGTTTGTCAGTCTTTATTTTGTAATCAGATTTTTATAAGAGGAAGTACTTCACACCAGctaatgatatatttttttggcttgttttgttttatttaagaaGTGCTAAGCCATTTGTTTGTCAAAATGGGATAATGAATTTGAATGTACCATCATGCTAAAAGTGCATCATATGACAAATTCTAAAGCACGGCTGAATTGTTGAGATCTTCATTTAGCAAATAACTATAACAGTAGAACTTACACCAAACAAAATGTACTGGATGATTAAAACAATTTGGTCTTCCAATCATTCTTTCACATAACCTCTCATTGGTTTTGTGGAAATCAATACAGTAAAATAAAACGGGCGGGCTCTCTGGACACGAGTTCTATAGTATTTGTGGGATGAATGTTTATTATAATAAGATCATGTTTGCATGGCGATTCGATTTCGACCATGTCCCCTTTGATCACGGAGAGTAATCTATGGGCCTTGCAGGTATCTGGGATGTGGTTGTGACTTGTTTTTTTATCGATACCGCGCACAACATTGTTGAATACATTGAAATCATCTCTAAAATCCTGAAAGACGGCGGAGTAAGTACCTGATCATAATTGTTCTGatgatattttcttttctttttccaaaTATCTCACTGCCTTTTATTTAATCTTGATTGGATGGCAGATTTGGATAAATTTAGGCCCCCTACTGTATCACTTCGCAGATATGTATGGTCAAGAAGATGTATGTATTCCTTTTGCTAAGTAGATCAGGTTCCACACTTCACTAAAGTAGAATGCTGTCTAAATTTTCATTATTGTTAGGAAATGTCCATTGAACTGAGTTTGGAAGATGTGAAGAAGGTTGCTTTGCATTATGGATTCAATTTTGAGGTAAAAATTGTCGTATAGATTGTCTGCCTGAGTAATTTTCCACTAGTCTGAATCTGGCATTCTTTTCTTCTACAGAAGGAAAAAACGATAGAGACAACCTACACAACAAATTCCAGGTCAATGATGCAAGTAAGCTTTACTTTTTCTTATCTACTAACCACAGAAAAATTTATAAGAATGTTTATAATATATTACCTCACACACCAGAACAGGTTCTAGATTTGTAACTTAGGATTGCAATCTTATCTAGTCGATGGCATCCGGGATGCAACAAATCTTTGAATTGAGGATGCAGCAGTCAATTTCAGTTCAATATTTTCAAAACATAGGTTATAGTGTGTGAAGTGCTTCTCTTTTTCATCCATTCATTCATGTATTTACTTACACATGTATGAAACAAACTTTAGTGAATCCTAAACATGATGAGATGACTTACGAAAAGATAGtttacatttttttcttttcattcctCTACCAACGTTATTCCTCTTATATTCATTACAGAGATTAGTGAACACTCCCTGGATACTGTATGTAAATGAAAGTTTTAGGTTTAATTATATTGGCAATGAGCATGTGGTACTAGGTATTTGATAAACGAAGTCATTGGTCCTCATGGAAGTATATGATTCTTCGTTACTCCAGGCTATTTAATGGCTGTTATTTTCTTTGCAGAATCGGTACTTTGCAGCATTTTGGACAGCGAGAAAGAAATCTGCAATGGCAGAAGAACATGCGCCTGAATAAGTTATTGTCAATCCTCACATGGCTTTATTCCATATTATTCTCAGGATCTTACATAAATATAGTGTATGATCCACATATTGTGATACTAAAAAAGGTTATTCATTTGTAGTATGGGTTTTTAAACGACGGAAAAGAAAGTGACATGccaagtttatttatttatttatttatatgtggATACTATGaaagcatttattatttttgttgtttccATCAAATACATTTGCAGAGATACATAAAGATATTTTTGACAGGTTTTGGCATTTCATTGAATTAAAACCTTTCTTGAATTTAGccaaatcatttttttatttagggctTCGGAACGGGACCATTGATGATTACACCATTACAAGTGGGATGCCACTAAATTTTTTACCATAAATGAGATGTAGGGCGAATGAAACTTGATCGAATAATTCttacttttgaaaaaaaaaaaagaaaaaagaaaataaggaTTCTTACTACTTTTTCCAAATCGTAAGCCTTTGTTCACTCGTCATGTCATTTGCTTGTTTTTCTTTGTGAATCTATATTTTAAAGATTTAAACATTTCcataaaaaattagatataaacatatcttttcaaatacTCCCAAAAAGTTATTCTACGGAGCTTTCAAACCCATTTATATGccaatattattttcttgtaaTGAGATTTTTCCTTGTCTGAAATGTAAGAGTGACGTTATTGGTTGGTCCTAAGAAGAAAACCCAGGTCCGGAATGGACGTAAATAGCTATTTTTGCACAAGTTTTCCATttggaaaaggaaaaaaaaatcactatattattgatttaagtatcttgaatggagctttattaaactagttttaGCTGTATCTAGCTGGAGTTCAACCTCGGTTACGGAATTAATCCACACAGATTACTTAATTTTCACTCAATGACCAACAGcttaaattatttcatttttattttaacaaattagtttattattattaagaagaCTTTGGCTGCCTCTGTTTGATTGTGATTGTGAAccaaatagtaaaatatttatttgtttactAGTTATCatatttatgtataaaatgTGGTAGCAGTACTTgagagttgagagaaaaataaaataaaagtacgAAGCTAGCTAAGTAGTGAGTGATACAATAAAAAATGTGAGAAATTAAAGGTTTGAACTCCAagacttttaaattattattaaaattaatagtgtgtctactatattaattattaattaataaaattttataaatggtCAAAACTATAATCATGGGAAGGAACAACTTACCCAAGTAACAAAACAAAATGAGagataaaagaaaaatgtaattttatgtaaataaaaaaaatatgtattcattattatttatttatttgggcAGTTTTCCtaaaatttgtatataaatgatCAAATTTAGTAAACAATAAAACCAGattttagttttaaaatttcatCCAAACTAAGAGGAGGGGGATTTGGGATTGGGATTGGgatagagaaagagaaagagcaTTGATTATCAATTTCTCATACTTAACTCGTGGCTTAATGTGATTGGTGAGAGAGAAGAATCAGATCCATGTTACGCCTGGGAATATCCAAGTCCAGTTGGAACTAACGTATAGAATTCCGCCACGTCCCGGTTTCTTCATACACAAAATTACAagctacaaataaaaaaataaaataaaaaaggttGAGAGGGTATTTGtgctgagagagagagaaagcacGTGACATAATGCAAAAAACTAAAAAGTCTTCTTCTTCGTTCAATTGTAAATGACCTAACCCAAATACAGGCTTCATAGCCCTCTCTCTTACCGGAGAGAGAGGTGTGTGTAACATTActcaccttcttcttcttcttcttttccacCCAACTCACCCTTTGAATTTACCCTTTTTGCCATTTTCTCCATATAgcttctctctctgtctctctcactttttttttttcttttaacaaaGCGGTGGGAAATAAGTGAGAGTTGTTGAGGATTTGGATTGaggattttcttttcttttcttttctttgtgcTTCAGTGGTGGAGGCGTGTTAGTATTTGAGGGttttgttgctgttgttgttgttgttgttgttgttttgttcCGTTTATCTGAGCTGAGAATTTTAGGGTTTTGGAGGTTTGGTCTGTAAATATGGAGAGATCTAATAGCAAAGATCTCGGTCACTTCGTTGATAATTCGTCGAGTAAGCTCTCTCTCTCACCTTCGAGATCTCTGGTTTCTCTCTCCCTCTCGCTCTCTTTGTTTCagatttgttgttattattatttaattagctgaaagagttttttttttttttgggattttgAGGTAGAGAgctaaaaattcttttttttaagtatttttgtgGAATTTGAAGCATTACGCAGCATGAGATTTGGGTTTTTATACACATAATTTTTCAGTGAACAAACGATGTGGGGATTTTCTTTTATGGGTTATGATTTCTGGCCAATTCTTTCAATTGTATATCCTTGCTGTTTATTTTATTAGGATTTTCCTTACCGTCCTTCACTTTTTTCATTCGAATATTCTTTAGTTTTACTTGGTGCCTGCTTTCGTTTGTAGTTTTAGATTTTGCTAAGTTCTGGATTTCCGTCGACAAAACCTTTTATAAAAtagcaatttttgttttctgAATTTGTACTAGGAAGTTACGGAAGTAATTTAGGAATCTAGAATTTGAAATTGAAATGCGTTTGATTCATAATATCCCTGCCCGTCGTTGGGGGTGTGCAATTGCGTAAAGTACATTTTTTATTGTGTTCATTGTCTACTtgcaatttttgtaatatatttgtAGCCGAGCTAGTGTGTCATCAACTGCTATGGTTAAAATGTATAGAAAATTTGTTCATGTTTATTGCAGCTGAAACTTTTTCTTATTGTCGTACAGATAACGCACTCTTTGATGCATCACAATATGAATTTTTTGGTCATAATGTTGTTAACGAAGTTGAGCTGGGTGGTTTGGAGGTAGAAAAGGATGACAGCACATTTTTCAAATCTGCTAACAATGAGTACCATTTGTTCGAGAGAGAAGAGGTATATAAATTTCCATCAAGTCAGTCTTGCagctattttaaaattcattgtGTTGCTGTTATGTGCATTATATGATCTGATTTATTGAGTTGTTCTTTACGAAACTTGAAGGTGAAATTAGTTAATTACCACTCTGCGGATTTATTTGGCCTGACAAAATTTCTCTCAAGTTAACTAAGGAAAAATGGTGTACGTTGTAGTTGCAGATTTATCCTGATTTGCAATAAACTACACCATCAATATTGAGGTTTATGGTTCAACTACCCCAccctatggttttttttttttttttaaaaaaaatggtgaatTCTAAAGCATAATAAGAATATTAAGTTATTGGACATTACACAGCAGGGATTCAAAAGgtcttttagtaatttttagGTTTGATTTCATTGCTTACAACTTTTCATTATATTTGTGCAAATGTCTTTACTTTGCAAGAAGAAAAGATCTCTAGTTCGGTGATTCTCACGCTAAGTTGTTCTTAAACAGTGACATGCCACTTACATAAGTTGATTTCTAATTTGTATATCAACTTTCGGGTTTTATATTGCATCAATCAAATGCCTATTCGTTTGTTGTAGTGGTACTAAATTTGCTAATGCTATTTTTACCTTTAGTAGAGCATTGACAAGGTCTAGCATCTCATTTTTATGACAGAAAGTCTTGAGAGAGATCAACTAGTATTTATAAATCCAAACAAAACAATGTTCATAACTAAATATGATTTGAGAACTATGGTGTTGCTCTGTATATGATTAGTTTTTCTTTGTACATTTTGTTGTTCCTTTATATTAACTCGTGTTACTGTTTTACTGTGCTTAGAGTCCAGGTTTGGGATCATTATCTGATATGGATGATCTCACAAGTACTTTTGCAAAGGTCAGCTTCCTTGACTTAAGATTAATTAGGTCACTGTTGATTTACGTTTCAACAGTATTACTAATGACTTCTGAGAGTTAAATGATATTGCATGGTCTTCTCTTatgtttcttaaatttaattgtCCTAACCTTAAGTGGACAAATACCAGTTAATGTAGTTTTTTAAGCttttaaattgttatttttcCCACTGTAACACAGTTGAACAAAAATGTAACGGGACCAAGACACCCAGGAGTTATTGGTGACAGAGGCTCTGGATCTTTTTCACGCGAAAGTAAGTAGTTTATTTGATCCTTTTGTTCATCCTTGTTTTTCccatgtattttcttctctgcAAACTTATTAAagattttctttgtttttttatcTGGTTTGTCCCAGTGTATGTATACCTATGATTGCCTTTATAATTTGCTACCCCCTATAATGATTATTTAAACCAAACTGTTTCATTCATTCTGTCATTTCTATCAAGTAATGTTTGCATAGCAATACTAGATGCcattgaatttttgaagtttgcAATTGAATTTGTATTTGTTATGAGAAAACTTTTTCAGTATTGTCAATGTGGAACTTTTTTCTTGGAGAACATTCACATGATTGAGTATCTCTTTGGGTGGGCgaatgaaaattgttttgaCACTATTTTAAGTCCATTTTGACTAGATGAAGTTTGAGTGAATGAAGAGTATATACATTACATGGATTATGTTATACCTTACCTTATAACTGGGGCAAACATTATTTGTTAGCATGGTAATGATTAATGTTGTGTGGTTAATTGGTTTTCTGCACGGTAATGATTAATGATGTGTGGTTAATT includes:
- the LOC115699363 gene encoding uncharacterized protein LOC115699363 isoform X3; translation: MSSLEGHTEDEEQIRQRKLEEALEIKSLRRIVSAYLNYPEAADEDVRRYERSFKKLPPPQQALLSHYPLKFQELRRCISANSYFIFTMLQAFEPPLDMSQDIDDCENPPHEDDPNNQGFCEKRDVCCSHSTSTSGRTCFSQSSKACCEEGNNLCNSQEGDIGIKEVQNEGCSGSCTVRTPGLECDKELKNCCGNDAMDSNGNASLSNQEWLDPSLQFDVPLVDVDKVRCIIRNIVRDWAEEGQKERDQCYKPVLEELDILFPNRSKESPPACLVPGAGLGRLALEISRLGFISQGNEFSYYMMICSSFILNNTEDAGEWKIYPWIHSNCNSLSDSDQLRPVSIPDIHPASAGLTEGFSMCGGDFVEVYNDPSQVGIWDVVVTCFFIDTAHNIVEYIEIISKILKDGGIWINLGPLLYHFADMYGQEDEMSIELSLEDVKKVALHYGFNFEKEKTIETTYTTNSRSMMQNRYFAAFWTARKKSAMAEEHAPE
- the LOC115699363 gene encoding uncharacterized protein LOC115699363 isoform X2, with the protein product MSSLEGHTEDEEQIRQRKLEEALEIKSLRRIVSAYLNYPEAADEDVRRYERSFKKLPPPQQALLSHYPLKFQELRRCISANSYFIFTMLQAFEPPLDMSQDIDDCENPPHEDDPNNQGFCEKRDVCCSHSTSTSGRTCFSQSSKACCEEGNNLCNSQEGDIGIKEVQNEGCSGSCTVRTPGLECDKELKNCCGNDAMDSNGNASLSNQEWLDPSLQFDVPLVDVDKVRCIIRNIVRDWAEEGQKERDQCYKPVLEELDILFPNRSKESPPACLVPGAGLGRLALEISRLGFISQGNEFSYYMMICSSFILNNTEDAGEWKIYPWIHSNCNSLSDSDQLRPVSIPDIHPASSAGLTEGFSMCGGDFVEVYNDPSQVGIWDVVVTCFFIDTAHNIVEYIEIISKILKDGGIWINLGPLLYHFADMYGQEDEMSIELSLEDVKKVALHYGFNFEKEKTIETTYTTNSRSMMQNRYFAAFWTARKKSAMAEEHAPE
- the LOC115699363 gene encoding uncharacterized protein LOC115699363 isoform X1 — its product is MSSLEGHTEDEEQIRQRKLEEALEIKSLRRIVSAYLNYPEAADEDVRRYERSFKKLPPPQQALLSHYPLKFQELRRCISANSYFIFTMLQAFEPPLDMSQDIDDCENPPHEDDPNNQGFCEKRDVCCSHSTSTSGRTCFSQSSKACCEEGNNLCNSQEGDIGIKEVQNEGCSGSCTVRTPGLECDKELKNCCGNDAMDSNGNASLSNQEWLDPSLQFDVPLVDVDKVRCIIRNIVRDWAEEGQKERDQCYKPVLEELDILFPNRSKESPPACLVPGAGLGRLALEISRLGFISQGNEFSYYMMICSSFILNNTEDAGEWKIYPWIHSNCNSLSDSDQLRPVSIPDIHPASAGLTEGFSMCGGDFVEVYNDPSQVGIWDVVVTCFFIDTAHNIVEYIEIISKILKDGGIWINLGPLLYHFADMYGQEDEMSIELSLEDVKKVALHYGFNFEKEKTIETTYTTNSRSMMQVSFTFSYLLTTEKFIRMFIIYYLTHQNRF